DNA sequence from the Paenibacillus azoreducens genome:
ATAAATTCATTCGTAAGTTCTACAATCCGTTGTTCAATGGCCTGCCCGGGCTTGCCGCAGGTTAATGCTCCATCATTTGCCACAAAATCATTCGTGTAATCAATATTGATCAAAGCGCGTTTGTTTGTACGGTCCATTCTTGTTTCCTCCTTACTGCTTCTTGGTATGATAGATCGAGTTATTCACTTCAATTTCAATAAATCGGTACAGTTGCGTCGGTTTTTTGGATGTGCGGGTTGTTTTCTTTCCCTCCACCTCTTGGATGAATGGCAGGGATTTGATTTTTCTGGCAAAAGCGGCGTCCAAAGCAATCGCGGAGTCGTTCGTTACCGTGAGCAGCACCGCCTGCAGCTCGGAATACGTAAACTCCTTGGGCAAAAATTCTTTGGCTGCCGTCGTCTCCAACAGCTTCTGCTTAATAACTTCGATGGCATCGCGGATGATTTGCGCATGGTCGAATGCCAAATCAAGCTCTAGAACATCCTTCACGGAAAACAATTCTACCTCGCTGGCATCATCATTGGCCTCACGGCTTGCGAGATGATGTTCGGGAACAATGGCGTAATGCGCGTTGGAAATAATCCAGCCTCTTGGATCGCGTCCCGGAGTATCATATACCCCGAAATGCTCCAGATGAATTTGCGACACGCCTGTTTCTTCACGAAGCTCCCTTTGCGCGGATTGAAAAGCGCTCTCCTCCGGAGCAACAAAACCTCCCGGCAGCGCCCATTTCCCTGCTTCGATATTGGGGCGTCCCTCGCTGTCTGTCATACTCCGTTTGATCAGCATGATGTGAAGATCCATAACAGGGGGTTTGAACGGTTCTGCCTTCTCCGACAGAATGGTAAATACGGCTATATCCGAGGTGTATCCGTCCGGTGTCCTATATTTTTTTGCATCGTATTGCTTCAGCGCTTGTTCATTTGACATATACGCCTCACCACTTCTCTATGATTTCAATTAACATTTAACGTTTTGTTAATTGTATTATATGCACAAATTATGCCGCTGTCAACCATTATGTTCCATCATTTATTTTAATTAAGCCAGCCCAGGTATGTCTAAAGAAGTATTAGCTGTTAAAACACAAATAGACTCTGGCCGGAAGACCAGAGCTGACGGGATATTTTAGGGAGGCTTAGTAACTCTACTCTATAGGGGGAAGTATATTCTAAGCTCATGGAAGATTCCATCAAACCGATACGAAGGTGATCACTTCAACCACTGATCGAACCAGGAAAATGCG
Encoded proteins:
- a CDS encoding NUDIX hydrolase, encoding MSNEQALKQYDAKKYRTPDGYTSDIAVFTILSEKAEPFKPPVMDLHIMLIKRSMTDSEGRPNIEAGKWALPGGFVAPEESAFQSAQRELREETGVSQIHLEHFGVYDTPGRDPRGWIISNAHYAIVPEHHLASREANDDASEVELFSVKDVLELDLAFDHAQIIRDAIEVIKQKLLETTAAKEFLPKEFTYSELQAVLLTVTNDSAIALDAAFARKIKSLPFIQEVEGKKTTRTSKKPTQLYRFIEIEVNNSIYHTKKQ